From the genome of Sphingomonas sp. HMP6, one region includes:
- the lysA gene encoding diaminopimelate decarboxylase produces MDHFSLIDGVMHCEGVPLSVIAEQVGTPVYVYSTAMFEQHARAFREGLSAAGDVHLAYAIKANPNLAVLRVLAKAGYGADVVSGGELARALAAGIPAADVVFSGVGKTEAELSTALDVGLGQFNLELEEEGVVLAALAAAKGMVADAVLRVNPDVDAGTHAKISTGKRENKFGVAIDQAPAIFARLAALPGLAMRGVAIHIGSQLSDLAPLEAAYTRVGELVAEIRGMGLPIERVDLGGGLGVPYRAGEVFPSPAELGAMVARVTRGWGVRLMFEPGRVIAGNAGVLLTKVIWVKPGVTNPYVIVDAAMNDLARPALYDAWHDFAAVRPSGARMTANIAGPVCESGDTFAMGREIDAVARGDLAIFRTAGAYGATMASTYNSRALVPEVLVDGDRFAVVADRILPETILAAERIPEWLKG; encoded by the coding sequence ATGGATCACTTTTCGCTGATCGACGGCGTAATGCACTGCGAGGGCGTGCCGTTGTCGGTGATTGCCGAGCAAGTCGGCACGCCCGTCTACGTCTATTCCACCGCCATGTTCGAACAGCATGCCCGCGCCTTTCGCGAAGGCTTGTCGGCGGCGGGCGACGTTCATCTCGCATATGCGATCAAGGCCAATCCCAATCTCGCGGTACTGCGGGTGCTGGCCAAGGCCGGGTACGGTGCCGATGTCGTATCGGGCGGGGAGCTTGCGCGCGCGCTGGCGGCCGGCATCCCGGCGGCAGACGTGGTATTTTCGGGCGTCGGCAAGACCGAAGCCGAACTCTCGACCGCACTCGATGTCGGCCTGGGGCAATTCAACCTCGAGCTGGAGGAAGAAGGGGTCGTGCTGGCCGCGCTCGCGGCGGCGAAGGGGATGGTCGCGGACGCCGTGCTGCGTGTGAACCCCGATGTCGATGCCGGCACCCACGCCAAGATCTCGACCGGCAAGCGCGAGAACAAGTTCGGCGTGGCGATCGACCAGGCCCCTGCCATCTTCGCGCGGCTTGCGGCGCTCCCGGGGCTCGCGATGCGTGGCGTTGCGATCCATATCGGCAGCCAGTTGAGCGACCTCGCACCGCTCGAAGCCGCATATACCCGCGTCGGCGAACTGGTCGCGGAGATTCGCGGCATGGGATTGCCGATCGAACGTGTCGATCTCGGCGGTGGCCTGGGCGTGCCGTACCGCGCCGGCGAGGTCTTCCCCAGCCCGGCCGAACTGGGCGCGATGGTCGCGCGCGTGACGCGCGGCTGGGGCGTGCGATTGATGTTCGAGCCCGGCCGCGTGATCGCGGGCAATGCCGGGGTGTTGTTGACCAAGGTGATCTGGGTCAAGCCCGGCGTCACCAACCCCTATGTCATCGTCGATGCCGCGATGAACGATCTGGCGCGGCCTGCTTTGTATGATGCGTGGCATGATTTCGCAGCGGTTCGCCCGAGCGGCGCACGCATGACCGCCAATATCGCGGGACCGGTATGCGAAAGCGGCGACACCTTCGCGATGGGACGCGAGATCGATGCGGTCGCGCGCGGCGACCTCGCCATCTTCCGCACTGCGGGCGCTTACGGCGCGACGATGGCCTCGACCTATAACAGCCGTGCCCTGGTGCCCGAAGTACTGGTCGACGGCGACCGCTTTGCCGTGGTGGCCGACCGCATCCTGCCCGAGACGATCCTCGCCGCCGAGCGCATCCCGGAATGGCTCAAGGGGTGA
- a CDS encoding YdbL family protein: MTRMFKILIAALALLGASTAALAQRDPAYQAARTAGQIGEQPDGYLGVVGTGTAELRAMINNINIQRKAAYTQQSAQSGSTVDQFAVTSGCNLIARTVPGEKYKAPDGTWKTRTSAPPERIASCI; the protein is encoded by the coding sequence ATGACACGCATGTTCAAGATCTTAATCGCCGCGCTCGCGCTGCTCGGCGCATCGACTGCGGCGCTGGCGCAGCGCGACCCGGCCTATCAGGCGGCGCGCACCGCAGGGCAGATCGGCGAGCAGCCCGACGGCTATCTCGGCGTCGTCGGCACAGGGACCGCGGAATTGCGCGCGATGATCAACAACATCAACATTCAGCGCAAGGCCGCTTACACCCAGCAAAGCGCGCAATCCGGGTCTACGGTCGATCAGTTCGCCGTCACCAGCGGCTGCAACCTGATTGCGCGGACCGTGCCGGGGGAGAAATACAAGGCACCCGACGGGACGTGGAAGACGCGGACCAGCGCACCGCCGGAACGGATCGCAAGCTGCATTTGA
- the yghU gene encoding glutathione-dependent disulfide-bond oxidoreductase, with the protein MTDSYTPPTVWSWNKDNGGRFANINRPIAGATHDKDLPVGKHPLQLYSLATPNGVKVTVMLEELLAAGHVGAEYDAWLIKIMEGDQFGSGFVAANPNSKIPALVDHSGASPVRVFESGSILLYLAEKFGAFVPTDPAKRAEVLSWLFWQMGAGPMLGGGFGHFYAYAPVKIEYAIDRFAMEVKRQLDVLDRRLGESEYVGGDAYSIADMAIWPWYGALVKGLVYDAGEFLQVQDYTNVSRWTDAIGARPAVQRGRMVNRVMGDPASQLHERHDASDFDTKTQDKLAPPPTDA; encoded by the coding sequence ATGACCGATTCCTATACCCCCCCCACAGTCTGGAGCTGGAACAAGGATAATGGTGGCCGCTTCGCCAACATCAACCGACCCATTGCCGGAGCGACGCATGACAAGGATCTGCCGGTCGGCAAGCATCCGCTGCAGCTCTATTCGCTGGCCACGCCCAATGGCGTGAAGGTCACGGTGATGCTCGAGGAATTGCTCGCCGCCGGACATGTGGGCGCGGAATATGACGCCTGGCTGATCAAGATCATGGAGGGCGACCAGTTCGGCAGTGGCTTCGTCGCGGCCAACCCTAATTCGAAGATTCCCGCGCTGGTCGATCATAGCGGCGCGTCACCGGTGCGCGTGTTCGAATCGGGTTCGATCCTGCTGTACCTCGCCGAGAAGTTCGGCGCGTTCGTGCCGACCGATCCGGCCAAGCGCGCCGAAGTGCTGTCGTGGCTGTTCTGGCAGATGGGCGCTGGCCCGATGCTGGGCGGCGGGTTCGGGCATTTCTACGCTTATGCGCCGGTGAAGATCGAATATGCGATCGACCGCTTCGCGATGGAAGTGAAGCGCCAGCTCGACGTGCTCGACCGGCGCTTGGGCGAGAGCGAATATGTCGGCGGCGACGCCTATTCGATCGCCGACATGGCGATTTGGCCGTGGTACGGCGCGCTGGTGAAGGGCCTGGTCTATGACGCGGGCGAATTTCTCCAGGTACAGGACTATACAAACGTCTCGCGCTGGACCGACGCGATCGGCGCGCGCCCGGCAGTGCAGCGCGGGCGGATGGTCAACCGGGTGATGGGCGATCCCGCCAGCCAGCTCCACGAACGCCACGATGCGAGCGATTTCGACACCAAGACGCAGGACAAGCTCGCCCCGCCACCCACCGACGCCTGA
- the argH gene encoding argininosuccinate lyase, which yields MWGGRFAEGPAAVMRAINASIPFDKRLWRQDIAGSKAHVAMLGATGIVSAEDAATISAGLETVAAHYAAYGVAEDMALEDIHMQSEARLAEAIGPVAGRLHTARSRNDQVATDFKLWVRDAIDEVDAALGAFQAALLTRAEEHADSVMPGFTHLQSAQPVTLGHHLMAYHEMMLRDRSRFADARARMNLCPLGSAALAGTGFPIDREMTAAALGFDGPTRNSLDGVSDRDFAIEYLTCATQCSLHLSRLAEEFVLWASQPFGFVALSDQWSTGSSIMPQKRNPDAAELVRGHAGRILGCMTALMVTMKGLPLAYSKDMQDDKPPVFEAHDLLGLSVAAMTGMVASATFRTDRMRGLAEAGFATATDLADWLVREAGVPFREAHHITGRAVARAEALGVTLDAVPLADLQAIDARIDERVYGVLSVDASVASRTSFGGTAPVRVRAAIAAAREGER from the coding sequence ATGTGGGGTGGCCGCTTCGCCGAAGGGCCGGCAGCGGTAATGCGTGCGATAAATGCCTCGATCCCGTTCGACAAGCGGCTGTGGCGGCAGGACATCGCCGGATCCAAGGCGCATGTCGCGATGCTGGGCGCGACCGGGATCGTCTCGGCCGAGGATGCCGCGACGATTTCGGCCGGACTCGAGACGGTCGCCGCGCACTATGCAGCGTATGGCGTGGCCGAGGACATGGCGCTCGAAGACATTCATATGCAGTCCGAAGCGCGGCTGGCCGAGGCGATCGGCCCGGTCGCCGGGCGGCTGCATACCGCACGATCGCGCAACGATCAGGTCGCGACCGATTTCAAATTGTGGGTGCGCGATGCCATCGACGAGGTCGATGCCGCGCTGGGCGCTTTCCAGGCAGCGTTGCTGACCCGCGCGGAAGAGCATGCCGACAGCGTGATGCCGGGCTTCACGCATCTGCAAAGCGCGCAGCCGGTGACGCTCGGCCATCATCTGATGGCGTATCACGAGATGATGCTGCGCGACCGCAGCCGTTTTGCCGATGCGCGGGCGCGGATGAATTTGTGCCCGCTCGGCTCGGCGGCGCTTGCCGGGACAGGTTTCCCGATCGATCGGGAGATGACCGCCGCGGCGCTTGGTTTCGACGGGCCGACGCGCAATTCGCTCGATGGCGTGTCCGACCGCGACTTCGCGATCGAGTATCTGACCTGCGCGACGCAATGTTCGCTCCACCTTAGCCGCCTCGCCGAGGAATTCGTGCTGTGGGCGTCGCAGCCGTTCGGCTTCGTGGCGTTGAGCGATCAATGGTCGACCGGCAGCTCGATCATGCCGCAGAAGCGCAATCCCGATGCCGCCGAGCTGGTGCGCGGGCATGCCGGGCGCATCCTTGGGTGCATGACCGCGCTGATGGTGACGATGAAGGGGCTGCCACTGGCTTATTCAAAGGACATGCAGGACGATAAGCCGCCGGTGTTCGAAGCGCACGACCTGCTTGGCCTGAGCGTCGCCGCGATGACGGGCATGGTCGCAAGCGCGACCTTCCGGACCGATCGGATGCGGGGCCTGGCCGAGGCGGGCTTTGCCACCGCGACCGATCTCGCGGATTGGCTGGTGCGCGAAGCAGGCGTGCCGTTCCGCGAGGCGCATCACATCACCGGGCGCGCAGTCGCTCGTGCCGAGGCGCTGGGCGTCACGCTCGATGCGGTGCCGCTCGCCGATTTGCAGGCGATCGATGCGCGGATCGACGAACGGGTTTACGGCGTGCTGTCGGTCGATGCCTCGGTCGCGAGCCGGACGAGCTTCGGCGGCACCGCCCCGGTGCGCGTGCGCGCGGCAATTGCCGCCGCGCGCGAAGGAGAGAGATGA
- a CDS encoding YnbE family lipoprotein, whose amino-acid sequence MTQSASMQSALTGATDRPTKTVMKRLTKLAVLATLGMTGACVTVSAPDKPIVINLNIKVSQEVVYRLDGQAKSLIQAQPGIF is encoded by the coding sequence ATGACGCAAAGTGCATCGATGCAAAGTGCATTGACGGGGGCGACGGATCGACCGACCAAGACCGTGATGAAAAGACTGACGAAGCTGGCCGTATTGGCAACGCTGGGCATGACGGGCGCGTGCGTCACCGTGTCGGCACCCGACAAGCCGATCGTCATCAACCTCAACATCAAGGTCTCACAGGAAGTGGTCTATCGGCTCGACGGCCAGGCGAAGAGTTTGATTCAAGCTCAACCAGGGATTTTCTGA
- a CDS encoding ATP-grasp domain-containing protein, whose amino-acid sequence MTDLAILYEHPAWFTPLFASLDRRGVDYVALTPDGHFDPADMTPPARVVFNRIAMSSFLRSAEHPIFHATAMLDHWRRGGARIVNGAHVLAIDSSKARQLSLIASLGLAIPATRVVHRAEDVVAAAQAIGFPLVVKANIGGSGAGIVRADNLSELRYLVDSGELPSSVDGVLLVQDYVPARGGTVTRIETLDRTFLYALDIQGGGAFDLCPADACVDESAPIPMVATDPGPALRDAAEAIARAVDLDVGGIEVMIDDRDGIPRFYDINALSNFVAKPVDVLGYDPHDALVDYLIARIEEAG is encoded by the coding sequence GTGACCGATCTTGCGATTCTGTACGAACACCCGGCCTGGTTCACGCCGCTGTTCGCATCCCTCGACCGGCGCGGCGTCGATTATGTCGCGCTGACGCCAGACGGACATTTCGATCCGGCCGACATGACGCCCCCGGCGCGCGTGGTATTCAACCGCATTGCCATGTCGAGCTTCCTGCGCTCGGCCGAGCATCCGATCTTTCATGCTACTGCCATGCTCGATCATTGGCGGCGCGGTGGGGCGCGGATCGTCAACGGCGCGCACGTGCTGGCGATCGATTCGTCCAAGGCGCGGCAACTCTCGCTGATCGCATCGCTCGGCCTCGCCATCCCGGCGACACGCGTCGTGCACCGCGCCGAGGATGTCGTCGCGGCCGCCCAAGCGATCGGCTTCCCGCTGGTGGTGAAGGCCAATATCGGCGGATCGGGCGCGGGGATCGTCCGCGCCGATAACCTCTCCGAACTGCGCTATCTGGTCGATTCGGGTGAATTGCCGTCGAGCGTCGATGGCGTGCTGCTGGTGCAGGATTATGTCCCCGCGCGCGGCGGCACGGTCACGCGGATCGAGACGCTCGACCGCACATTCCTCTATGCGCTCGATATTCAGGGTGGCGGTGCGTTCGATCTGTGCCCGGCGGATGCGTGCGTCGATGAAAGCGCGCCGATCCCGATGGTTGCGACCGACCCCGGCCCCGCGCTCCGCGATGCCGCCGAAGCGATCGCGCGCGCCGTCGATCTGGATGTCGGCGGGATCGAGGTGATGATCGACGATCGCGACGGCATTCCGCGCTTCTATGACATCAATGCGCTCTCCAATTTCGTCGCAAAGCCAGTGGACGTGCTCGGCTACGACCCGCACGACGCCCTGGTCGACTATCTCATCGCCCGGATCGAGGAAGCAGGCTGA
- a CDS encoding LLM class flavin-dependent oxidoreductase, translating into MRYGFWMPVFGGWLRNVPDEGMEASWDYAKRLTQRAEKIGYDLTLIAELNLNDIKGIEQPTLDAWSTAAALAAVTETIELMVAVRPNFHHPALFAKAAANIDRIANGRLALNVVSSWWADEAKQYGLQFDQHDDRYARTEEWLQVVDGLWTEERFDFTGDFYRTEGAICAPKPARKPVVYAGGESEKAKAMIAARCDAYVMHGDPVEAVAPKIADMAARREAAGGAPMHYGMAAYAIVRDSEAEAQRELARITSVTELPAGYANFDQWLSGTQLEREMKIAEYSVSNRGLRPNLVGTPEQLRERIAEYEAAGLDLLLLQMSPQEEEMERFAAQVIGTV; encoded by the coding sequence ATGCGCTATGGGTTCTGGATGCCGGTGTTCGGCGGCTGGCTGCGCAATGTGCCCGATGAGGGGATGGAGGCGAGCTGGGACTATGCCAAGCGCCTGACGCAGCGGGCCGAGAAGATCGGCTATGACCTGACGCTAATCGCCGAGCTGAACCTCAACGATATAAAGGGAATAGAGCAGCCGACGCTCGACGCCTGGTCGACCGCCGCCGCGCTTGCTGCGGTAACCGAGACGATCGAGCTGATGGTCGCGGTGCGCCCCAATTTTCACCACCCGGCGTTGTTCGCGAAGGCGGCGGCGAATATCGACCGGATCGCGAACGGGCGGCTCGCGCTCAACGTCGTCTCGTCCTGGTGGGCCGATGAGGCCAAGCAATATGGCCTGCAATTCGATCAGCATGACGATCGCTATGCCCGGACCGAGGAATGGTTGCAGGTCGTCGATGGGTTGTGGACCGAAGAGCGGTTCGATTTCACCGGTGATTTCTACCGGACCGAAGGCGCGATCTGCGCCCCCAAACCGGCGCGCAAGCCGGTCGTCTATGCCGGCGGCGAAAGCGAAAAGGCCAAGGCGATGATTGCCGCGCGCTGCGACGCTTACGTCATGCACGGCGATCCAGTCGAAGCGGTCGCGCCCAAGATCGCCGACATGGCCGCGCGCCGCGAAGCCGCGGGTGGGGCGCCGATGCACTACGGCATGGCCGCCTATGCCATCGTGCGTGACAGCGAGGCCGAGGCGCAGCGCGAGTTGGCGCGGATCACCAGCGTGACCGAATTACCGGCTGGCTATGCCAATTTCGACCAATGGCTGTCGGGTACGCAATTGGAACGCGAGATGAAGATCGCGGAATATTCGGTCTCCAACCGTGGCCTCCGCCCTAATCTGGTCGGCACGCCCGAACAGCTACGCGAGCGCATCGCCGAATATGAAGCGGCCGGGCTCGACCTGTTGCTGCTGCAGATGAGCCCGCAGGAAGAGGAAATGGAACGCTTTGCAGCCCAGGTGATCGGCACGGTCTAA
- a CDS encoding TlpA family protein disulfide reductase: protein MSFRSVIAFVLPLALAMGLLAGCDKQVSSNEQAAVPAPSAPVAPSGPTEGKIDRSHKGEAAPKLTFEGPDGKPTKLANFVGKPVLVNLWATWCGPCVKEMPTLDAAAATIPVVAISQDKDRPTITAFFAKQKLARLQPYLDKDLGFSIAYNASLPMSILFDSSGKEVWRSSGGMDWTGAAAKSALAEAK, encoded by the coding sequence ATGTCTTTCCGTTCGGTAATCGCTTTTGTCCTGCCGCTCGCCCTGGCCATGGGTCTTCTGGCCGGGTGCGATAAGCAAGTCTCGTCGAACGAGCAAGCGGCGGTCCCCGCCCCGTCTGCGCCGGTCGCACCGTCTGGCCCGACCGAAGGCAAGATCGACCGCAGTCACAAAGGCGAAGCTGCGCCGAAATTGACCTTCGAAGGGCCAGACGGCAAGCCGACCAAGCTCGCCAACTTCGTGGGCAAGCCGGTGCTGGTCAATTTGTGGGCCACATGGTGCGGCCCGTGCGTCAAGGAAATGCCGACGCTCGATGCCGCGGCGGCGACCATTCCTGTCGTCGCGATCAGCCAGGATAAGGATCGCCCGACGATCACCGCCTTCTTCGCCAAGCAGAAACTGGCCCGACTCCAGCCCTATCTCGATAAGGACCTCGGCTTCAGCATCGCCTATAATGCCAGCCTGCCGATGAGCATTCTGTTCGATTCGTCGGGGAAGGAAGTCTGGCGCTCGAGCGGTGGGATGGACTGGACCGGTGCCGCCGCCAAGTCGGCCCTCGCCGAAGCGAAGTGA
- a CDS encoding YdbH domain-containing protein, with protein sequence MTDGEAAAAEAGEPRRRARWRWVLGFVALVIFAMVGALVLLRKPLATHFVDQALRARGVAARYEIAQIGLRTQRLTNVRIGDPARPDLLADWVEVDTSLWVSGASVTAIRVGKVELRARLADGKVSFGAIDRLLPASSDKPFAMPAVHAEIGDARVALATPYGPIAVQVKGAGRLDDGFAGILNARAARLDLGGCQIQSAAAALTVRIVQARPSLVGPLSLAQATCEGVKVANARADMSVALNTGLDHWKGSARLAIAAVDSAVARARGIAGPVTFVGSTQDVSGTVDLQSGAFAAAGTSGISTALTGKYRYASGLAFDGTARARRVVVPQRVLVGLAPYRSIGAGTPIAPLAAKIVAATQAAARSVDLDAQLSTIIAGARGEVSVSRLALASSSGARAMISGGRGIRFRWPDGAVWIDSAAQIAGGGLPDARVQLTQATPGAALIGRAMVAPYVAGSSRLTLAPIDFSASPSGATRIKTRVALSGALGDGRIDALSMPIAASWDGKTQLVVNAACAPLAFERLQTAGLDLRRSAVTLCPIDGGLVRLDRGTMRGGGRIGPVRLGGTLGSAPVELVTRRAEWRLGDRQFAVTGVHVQLGTTERLTRLDVATLGGSFGSDGLSGRFASASGQIGNVPLLLSEADGAWRFAAGRLALDGALTVADSATAPRFNPLAARAVTLTLVNNRIAATGTLFEPTHAVKVADVTIAHDLGAGTGHADLTVPGITFDERFQPDQLTRLTFGVIAQVAGSVNGAGHIRWTPQGVTSDGVFRTPGTDLAAGFGPATGIAGEIRFTDLLALETAPGQTLTIKTINPGVPVTDGTVRYHLLPNTRIAVEEGRWPFAGGTLTLEPTVLDFGEARERRMTFRVTGVEAAQFLQQFDFKNLDATGVFDGTLPMVFDATGGRVDGGHLVVRPGGGTIAYVGEVTQEDVGFWGNFAFQALKSLRYRDLDVVMNGPLAGEIITEVRFAGIAQGAGAKRNLLFDRLQKLPIVFNLRIEAPFRQLIDSAQSFYDPKRLIERNLPTLLEEQNKRAPASPVPPPAPPLTPPVSIQPSESRKLP encoded by the coding sequence GTGACGGACGGCGAGGCGGCAGCGGCGGAAGCGGGCGAACCGCGGCGCCGTGCGCGTTGGCGCTGGGTCCTCGGCTTCGTGGCGCTGGTGATTTTCGCCATGGTCGGCGCGCTGGTGCTGCTGCGCAAACCGCTGGCGACGCATTTTGTCGATCAAGCACTTCGCGCCCGCGGCGTGGCGGCCCGCTATGAGATCGCGCAAATCGGGCTGCGTACGCAGCGGCTGACCAACGTCAGGATCGGTGATCCGGCCCGGCCCGACCTGCTCGCCGATTGGGTCGAAGTCGATACCAGCCTGTGGGTTTCAGGCGCGTCGGTCACCGCAATCCGCGTCGGCAAGGTGGAGCTCCGCGCGCGGCTGGCCGATGGGAAGGTGTCGTTCGGCGCGATCGATCGCTTGCTTCCCGCGTCGTCGGACAAGCCCTTCGCCATGCCCGCGGTGCATGCGGAGATCGGCGACGCGCGGGTCGCACTGGCGACGCCGTACGGCCCCATAGCGGTGCAAGTGAAAGGTGCCGGGCGGCTCGACGACGGGTTTGCGGGTATCCTCAACGCACGCGCGGCACGACTGGATCTTGGCGGGTGCCAAATCCAGTCCGCCGCCGCCGCGCTGACCGTTCGGATCGTGCAGGCGCGCCCGAGCCTGGTCGGCCCGCTGTCGCTGGCGCAGGCGACCTGTGAGGGCGTGAAGGTCGCCAATGCTCGTGCCGATATGTCGGTCGCGCTGAACACCGGGCTGGACCATTGGAAGGGCTCCGCGCGGCTCGCGATCGCGGCGGTCGACAGCGCCGTCGCGCGTGCGCGCGGCATCGCCGGGCCGGTCACCTTTGTCGGATCGACACAGGATGTGTCGGGCACGGTCGACCTGCAATCGGGTGCGTTTGCGGCGGCGGGCACCAGCGGCATCAGCACCGCGCTGACCGGCAAATATCGCTATGCAAGCGGGCTCGCCTTCGACGGGACCGCGCGCGCGCGCCGCGTCGTCGTGCCGCAGCGCGTGCTTGTCGGACTCGCTCCGTACCGCTCGATCGGGGCGGGAACACCGATCGCACCGCTTGCCGCGAAGATCGTCGCCGCAACGCAGGCCGCTGCCCGGTCGGTCGATCTGGATGCCCAGCTTTCGACCATCATCGCGGGTGCGCGCGGTGAGGTGAGCGTGTCGCGCCTCGCGCTCGCGTCCTCGTCCGGCGCGCGCGCGATGATCTCGGGCGGTCGCGGTATCCGCTTTCGCTGGCCAGATGGGGCGGTATGGATCGACAGCGCGGCGCAGATCGCCGGCGGCGGGCTGCCCGATGCGCGCGTTCAGCTAACGCAGGCGACACCGGGCGCGGCGCTGATCGGGCGCGCGATGGTCGCGCCCTACGTTGCGGGAAGCTCGCGGCTCACGCTGGCGCCGATCGATTTCAGCGCGAGCCCCAGTGGCGCCACACGGATCAAGACTCGCGTCGCCCTGTCGGGTGCGCTGGGCGATGGCCGGATCGACGCACTGAGCATGCCGATCGCGGCAAGCTGGGATGGCAAAACCCAATTGGTGGTCAATGCCGCCTGTGCGCCGCTGGCGTTCGAGCGCCTGCAGACAGCCGGTTTGGATCTGCGGCGATCGGCGGTAACGCTGTGCCCGATAGATGGCGGTCTCGTCCGGCTGGATCGCGGCACGATGCGCGGCGGTGGAAGGATCGGCCCGGTGCGACTCGGCGGCACGCTCGGCAGTGCGCCGGTCGAGCTCGTCACGAGGCGCGCCGAGTGGCGGCTGGGCGACCGCCAATTCGCCGTAACTGGAGTACACGTCCAGCTTGGCACCACCGAGCGGCTTACGCGGCTCGATGTGGCGACGCTCGGCGGCAGCTTCGGCAGCGACGGACTGTCAGGGCGTTTTGCGAGTGCAAGTGGGCAGATCGGAAACGTGCCGCTGTTGCTGTCCGAAGCCGATGGCGCGTGGCGCTTCGCGGCAGGCAGGCTCGCGCTCGACGGTGCGCTGACGGTGGCCGACTCCGCGACCGCGCCGCGCTTCAATCCGCTGGCCGCGCGTGCCGTGACCCTGACGTTGGTGAATAATCGCATCGCCGCGACCGGCACGCTGTTCGAGCCGACCCACGCGGTGAAGGTCGCCGACGTGACGATCGCGCATGACCTTGGCGCAGGCACCGGCCACGCCGACCTGACCGTGCCCGGCATTACCTTCGATGAGCGCTTCCAGCCCGACCAGCTAACGCGGCTGACGTTCGGCGTCATCGCACAGGTCGCCGGGTCGGTGAATGGCGCAGGCCATATTCGCTGGACTCCGCAAGGGGTGACCAGCGACGGCGTGTTCCGCACGCCCGGCACCGATCTTGCGGCTGGCTTCGGCCCGGCAACCGGGATCGCGGGGGAGATCCGCTTCACCGATCTGCTCGCGCTCGAAACCGCGCCGGGGCAGACGCTCACGATCAAGACGATCAACCCGGGCGTTCCGGTCACGGACGGGACGGTGCGCTACCATCTGCTGCCGAACACCCGCATCGCGGTGGAGGAAGGGCGCTGGCCGTTTGCGGGCGGCACACTGACGTTGGAGCCGACCGTGCTCGATTTCGGCGAGGCGCGGGAGCGCCGCATGACTTTCCGCGTCACAGGCGTCGAGGCAGCGCAGTTCCTCCAGCAATTCGACTTCAAGAACCTCGACGCAACCGGCGTGTTCGACGGGACACTGCCGATGGTGTTCGATGCCACGGGTGGCCGAGTCGATGGCGGACATCTGGTGGTGCGACCCGGCGGTGGGACGATCGCCTATGTCGGCGAGGTGACGCAGGAGGACGTCGGTTTCTGGGGCAATTTCGCGTTTCAGGCGCTGAAATCGCTGCGCTATCGCGACCTCGACGTGGTGATGAACGGGCCGCTGGCGGGCGAGATCATCACCGAAGTGCGCTTTGCGGGCATCGCGCAAGGCGCGGGGGCGAAGCGCAATCTCCTGTTCGACCGGCTACAGAAATTGCCGATCGTGTTCAACTTGCGGATTGAGGCACCATTCCGCCAATTGATCGATTCGGCGCAGAGCTTCTATGATCCGAAACGACTGATCGAACGCAACCTGCCGACGCTACTTGAGGAGCAGAACAAACGCGCTCCGGCATCGCCTGTGCCGCCGCCAGCGCCTCCGCTCACGCCGCCCGTCTCCATTCAGCCATCCGAAAGCAGAAAGCTGCCATGA